The proteins below come from a single bacterium genomic window:
- a CDS encoding T9SS type A sorting domain-containing protein, with protein sequence MKLNVIFFFLVSIVIAQTSVNFNPENYIVGSSYANRSLSDITFDSGPPGLGSWNFTSYTDGRVDTFTIVEYSTSIPHITECFVTPNCIPYTHVVSDTSITDGWIFYRVDAPTITPLGLYGTLDAGTDVALSAIDASHEPVFTFPIDYLDNWVEASVGEGNITYGLFNISYEYVDTTWHRVDAFGPVILPIGTFQALRIKRFHWKHAWSDHIIFGFDKVERNYSYTWITTELGLTATFNGPVDSTGGIPDSLFTIGNLSFQVNNSVLGIEENRALPLEIEIVAYPNPFNSAVNIFVDGSVGEGLAPSRVEIFDLAGRRVAQLPSPSVSLPGGEGGNSFSLWEKVAEGRMRAEFIWQPDAAIGSGIYLVRATIPQQTTSAVCTKRVIYLK encoded by the coding sequence ATGAAACTTAATGTGATCTTTTTCTTTTTAGTGTCGATTGTTATCGCTCAGACTTCAGTCAATTTTAATCCCGAAAATTATATTGTTGGTTCGAGTTATGCAAATCGATCACTTAGCGATATTACTTTCGACTCGGGACCTCCAGGTTTAGGATCATGGAATTTCACAAGCTATACCGATGGTAGGGTCGATACCTTTACTATAGTAGAATACTCGACCTCGATACCACATATAACCGAGTGCTTCGTAACACCGAATTGTATTCCTTATACTCATGTTGTGAGTGACACCTCGATCACCGATGGATGGATTTTCTACCGCGTCGATGCACCAACTATAACGCCTCTGGGGCTTTACGGAACATTGGATGCTGGCACCGATGTCGCTCTTTCAGCAATAGACGCCTCTCATGAACCAGTTTTCACTTTTCCTATCGACTATCTTGATAATTGGGTGGAAGCCTCGGTGGGAGAAGGAAATATAACATACGGTTTATTTAATATTAGCTATGAGTATGTGGATACAACGTGGCATAGGGTCGATGCCTTCGGCCCGGTTATTCTACCGATAGGCACATTTCAAGCTCTTAGGATAAAGCGTTTTCACTGGAAGCATGCATGGTCTGACCATATCATATTTGGTTTCGATAAAGTGGAACGTAATTACAGCTATACATGGATTACAACAGAGCTAGGTCTCACCGCTACTTTTAACGGCCCCGTTGATTCCACTGGAGGAATACCAGATTCGCTATTCACAATAGGCAATTTGTCATTTCAAGTAAATAACTCTGTCCTGGGTATCGAGGAAAACCGTGCCCTTCCTCTAGAAATTGAGATTGTCGCATATCCGAATCCGTTTAATTCGGCGGTGAACATTTTTGTCGACGGTTCCGTAGGGGAGGGTCTTGCGCCCTCCCGCGTGGAGATATTCGACCTCGCTGGGCGACGGGTGGCGCAATTGCCCTCACCCTCGGTCTCTCTCCCAGGGGGAGAGGGAGGGAATTCCTTCTCCCTTTGGGAGAAGGTGGCCGAAGGCCGGATGAGGGCCGAGTTTATCTGGCAACCGGACGCCGCAATCGGTTCGGGTATCTATCTCGTCCGTGCGACCATACCGCAACAGACGACTTCAGCCGTTTGCACGAAACGGGTGATATATTTGAAATAG
- a CDS encoding AI-2E family transporter, with protein sequence MSPYSKKDWSRPVFLLLGFVIVFWIFRELSGLILPLILALFLVMLLQPILTFLIRKKIPNWIAITLISILTLALVSVFVSIISSTVGQVADNSDELVFNFNRKLDFVVEWINAHLSVTLSSYQVKHFITEPFKGDWLGSALGGFAKFLGSITGSFFMFALYFIILLSGISNYEDYIEFVFKDRGGKRFAKEFNNIIHSISSYIGLKFFVSALTGLCFWLICLAFKIEFALFWGFLAFALNFIPSIGSIIATIPPILLGLIYLDSGVAIVIYSLLLVITEVIIGNILDPMLMGNRMKLNTLTVILGLVFWGYIWGVAGMLLSVPLMVLLRIFLEHNEDTIFLARAMSSTKKRKFADTISEE encoded by the coding sequence ATGAGTCCGTATTCAAAAAAAGACTGGAGCAGACCGGTTTTCTTACTGCTTGGTTTCGTTATCGTCTTCTGGATTTTCAGGGAATTATCTGGTTTGATTCTTCCTTTAATTTTGGCATTGTTCTTGGTAATGCTCCTTCAGCCAATTTTAACATTCCTAATCCGCAAAAAAATCCCGAATTGGATAGCTATCACGCTTATTTCGATACTAACACTCGCTTTAGTATCGGTGTTCGTTTCAATTATCTCCTCCACAGTGGGACAGGTAGCGGACAACAGCGATGAACTTGTTTTCAATTTCAACCGTAAATTGGATTTTGTTGTAGAATGGATAAACGCTCATCTCAGCGTCACTCTTTCCTCTTATCAGGTTAAACACTTCATAACAGAACCATTCAAAGGAGATTGGTTAGGCAGTGCTTTAGGAGGTTTTGCTAAATTCCTCGGCTCAATCACAGGTTCCTTTTTCATGTTTGCTCTCTATTTCATTATTCTATTATCGGGAATATCTAATTACGAGGACTATATCGAGTTTGTTTTCAAGGATCGCGGAGGCAAACGCTTTGCTAAAGAATTTAATAATATCATTCACTCTATTTCATCTTATATTGGGCTTAAATTTTTTGTAAGTGCTTTAACTGGTCTGTGTTTTTGGCTTATATGCCTGGCGTTTAAGATCGAATTTGCGTTATTTTGGGGTTTCCTAGCTTTCGCTTTGAATTTTATTCCAAGTATCGGTTCTATTATCGCAACCATTCCTCCAATTTTATTAGGCCTTATTTATCTCGATTCTGGTGTTGCTATTGTAATTTACTCTTTACTTCTAGTGATAACCGAAGTAATAATTGGGAATATTCTCGATCCAATGCTTATGGGCAATCGCATGAAGCTTAATACGCTTACTGTCATACTTGGGCTGGTCTTCTGGGGCTACATTTGGGGCGTAGCTGGGATGCTATTATCTGTGCCTCTTATGGTGCTTTTAAGGATATTCCTCGAACATAACGAAGACACAATCTTCCTCGCACGAGCCATGAGTTCGACAAAAAAAAGAAAATTCGCAGATACAATATCTGAAGAGTAA
- a CDS encoding DUF2442 domain-containing protein, which translates to MKFAETACAVHVEFLKYELRVSLSDGRKISVPLEYFPRLRDASSAERNDWRLIGGGVGIHWERLDEDISIEGLLKA; encoded by the coding sequence ATTAAGTTTGCAGAGACCGCGTGTGCGGTGCATGTTGAATTTTTAAAATATGAATTGAGAGTTTCTCTAAGCGACGGAAGGAAAATTTCCGTTCCATTGGAGTATTTCCCTCGTCTTCGGGACGCTTCGTCAGCGGAGCGAAACGATTGGCGCCTTATTGGCGGCGGTGTGGGCATTCATTGGGAGAGGCTTGATGAAGATATATCCATCGAAGGTTTGCTTAAAGCTTAA
- a CDS encoding alpha amylase N-terminal ig-like domain-containing protein, with protein MKKMFFYLILFATASIAREVVFSYSPNVTAESVNIAGSFNNWSKDETPMSDPESDGKWSVTLDLPDGEYQYKFVVNGATWIQDPNNPKGAPDGFAGSNSVIVVGDWEKFTEVASRGDGKILDAAIWHENTIPYLCDDGKGYLWVRVRVKKDDVQAVHILTRNPIGEIDSKPMRYLCSEFPFEWFELDIPFTEPISYHFWVLDKGAEFIFPKNEGEFTTSPGKAPVFSVPDWARGTLFYQIFPERFANGNPSNDPQGTVPWGNKPEIDNFMGGDLAGVIDHLPYLDSLGVGAIYFNPIFEASSNHKYDTWDYLKIDDNFGSNELFKTLDKKTEELDIMIVLDGVFNHIGFGSPIFKDVVEKGIESKFADWFFIHEYPVHGPENPNYEAWWGFGSLPKMNTNNPEVREYLFGAIRYWIENGVDGWRLDVAPDVPHEFWKAFRDTIRKIDSEAYSVGEIWGDGSQWLGGDEFDAVMNYRFRDAMIEFFAKSNILPSDFLDRLGAYIADYASPVNEVQMNLLGSHDTPRFLTIAHEESWRSRLALIWALIWPGAPCIYYGDEIGMIGEHDPGCREAFPWNKIDTWNDDILSTVRYLSSVRKRNACLRLGSFRPLIIDDDAKIVAIERRFGDELAVVAVNLSENEYLARIELLKANSWAPEDRIPFPIRKTTRVTEVFTGNRYYEISPLEFTIPAHDARVFIVN; from the coding sequence ATGAAGAAAATGTTTTTTTATCTTATATTATTTGCAACTGCATCTATAGCTCGCGAGGTTGTTTTTTCATACTCGCCGAATGTCACCGCCGAAAGCGTTAATATAGCTGGCTCGTTTAATAATTGGAGCAAAGATGAAACTCCTATGTCCGACCCGGAAAGCGACGGCAAATGGAGCGTGACGCTCGATCTCCCGGATGGCGAATATCAATATAAATTTGTCGTTAACGGTGCCACATGGATTCAAGACCCGAATAACCCAAAGGGTGCGCCCGATGGGTTTGCCGGGAGTAACTCGGTGATTGTGGTTGGGGATTGGGAAAAGTTCACTGAGGTGGCCTCGCGAGGCGATGGGAAAATACTCGATGCCGCGATATGGCACGAAAATACAATCCCTTATCTTTGTGACGATGGTAAAGGTTATTTATGGGTGCGTGTCCGGGTGAAGAAAGATGATGTTCAGGCGGTTCATATTCTAACGCGTAACCCAATCGGAGAAATCGACTCTAAGCCAATGCGCTATCTCTGTAGCGAGTTCCCATTCGAGTGGTTCGAGCTGGACATACCATTCACCGAGCCGATAAGTTACCACTTTTGGGTGTTGGACAAAGGCGCGGAGTTCATCTTCCCGAAGAACGAGGGCGAGTTCACAACGTCTCCAGGAAAAGCGCCAGTTTTCAGTGTTCCGGATTGGGCGCGCGGAACGCTATTTTATCAAATATTCCCCGAACGCTTTGCTAACGGCAATCCATCGAATGACCCGCAAGGAACCGTTCCTTGGGGGAATAAGCCTGAAATTGATAATTTTATGGGAGGCGACCTCGCCGGTGTGATAGACCATCTTCCTTATCTCGATTCGCTCGGTGTGGGTGCTATATATTTTAACCCGATTTTCGAGGCCTCTTCAAATCATAAGTATGACACATGGGACTATCTAAAGATCGATGATAACTTTGGCTCGAACGAGCTTTTTAAAACGCTGGATAAAAAAACAGAAGAATTAGATATTATGATTGTCCTCGATGGGGTGTTTAACCATATAGGATTCGGAAGCCCGATATTCAAGGATGTTGTCGAGAAGGGCATAGAAAGCAAATTCGCCGATTGGTTCTTCATCCATGAATATCCGGTGCATGGCCCGGAAAACCCAAATTACGAGGCATGGTGGGGCTTCGGTTCTCTTCCAAAAATGAACACGAACAATCCCGAAGTGCGCGAATACCTGTTCGGGGCGATTCGATACTGGATCGAGAACGGCGTCGATGGCTGGCGTCTCGATGTTGCACCGGATGTGCCCCACGAATTCTGGAAAGCCTTCCGCGACACGATTCGCAAAATAGATAGCGAAGCATATTCTGTTGGCGAGATTTGGGGAGACGGTTCCCAGTGGCTTGGCGGCGATGAGTTTGACGCTGTGATGAATTACCGTTTTCGCGATGCGATGATAGAGTTTTTCGCCAAATCAAATATATTACCCTCAGATTTTCTCGATAGATTGGGTGCTTATATCGCCGATTATGCAAGTCCTGTAAACGAGGTTCAGATGAACCTCCTCGGAAGCCACGACACACCGCGATTTCTTACTATAGCCCATGAGGAATCTTGGCGTTCGAGGCTTGCTCTAATTTGGGCTTTGATTTGGCCGGGCGCTCCATGTATTTACTATGGCGACGAGATCGGTATGATCGGTGAACACGACCCAGGGTGCAGAGAGGCCTTTCCTTGGAATAAAATCGATACATGGAATGACGATATACTCTCGACCGTTAGGTATTTATCCAGTGTTCGGAAGAGGAACGCGTGCCTACGTTTGGGATCATTTCGACCGCTAATTATTGATGACGATGCTAAGATCGTAGCTATTGAACGGAGATTCGGCGATGAACTGGCTGTGGTGGCGGTGAATCTTTCTGA
- a CDS encoding sugar ABC transporter permease, with amino-acid sequence MQKKDSVPKLILIYGFLVLWTLGTLYPVMRVITISLRPADKLLSTSLATIPENASLKNYATLFTDTPFLRWLLNSFIVTTVVTVTGVVLASMGGYAISKFKFGGKKAAMQSLLTTQMFPATMLLLPMYIMLAKLHLVNSYLGLMIAYSATALPFCIWQMKGYYDTIPNSLIESARVDGCNNWGAWWRVILPLAAPALVITALFSFMASWNEYVVAAVILQEPTMFTLPVGLKMFQGNMSTQWGLYAAGSFIVSVPVVVLFIVLSRWLVGGLTLGGVKG; translated from the coding sequence ATGCAGAAGAAAGATTCAGTTCCAAAACTCATATTGATATACGGCTTCCTGGTTCTCTGGACTCTGGGAACACTGTATCCTGTGATGAGGGTGATAACAATTTCCCTGAGGCCCGCCGATAAGCTTCTTTCAACTTCACTAGCAACAATTCCAGAAAATGCTTCATTAAAGAACTACGCCACTCTGTTCACAGATACTCCATTTTTAAGATGGTTATTGAATTCTTTTATTGTCACGACGGTAGTCACTGTGACCGGAGTCGTGTTGGCTTCGATGGGCGGTTATGCGATAAGTAAATTTAAATTTGGCGGGAAAAAGGCCGCGATGCAAAGCCTTCTGACTACCCAGATGTTTCCTGCAACCATGCTTCTTCTCCCTATGTATATCATGTTGGCAAAACTGCATCTCGTGAATTCCTATCTGGGTCTTATGATCGCTTATTCGGCAACAGCACTACCGTTCTGTATTTGGCAGATGAAGGGCTATTATGATACTATCCCAAATTCGCTGATCGAGTCGGCTCGTGTGGATGGTTGCAATAACTGGGGGGCATGGTGGAGGGTGATACTTCCATTGGCCGCTCCTGCACTAGTGATCACAGCGCTTTTTTCATTTATGGCTAGCTGGAACGAATATGTTGTTGCTGCAGTGATATTGCAAGAACCGACGATGTTTACTTTGCCGGTCGGTCTGAAGATGTTTCAGGGTAACATGTCCACTCAATGGGGGCTTTATGCTGCAGGAAGTTTTATCGTTAGCGTACCGGTTGTCGTTCTTTTTATTGTCCTAAGCCGATGGCTTGTCGGTGGGCTTACACTCGGTGGTGTGAAGGGATGA